The Algoriphagus sanaruensis genome window below encodes:
- a CDS encoding DUF4402 domain-containing protein has protein sequence MKKLVKIFVVAAFALGFGVTAQAQTRSDNMSASATVFDAIDVEKVADLSFGSVMKGTKKYVAPGAIKGVSSDNGTESIAQAGSFKVFAGAGSSVTLSFNTLANLTGPNSKTLPIIFNQNELGDPVVSLGYGTETSSLTQLNLGNNSITFPSTTVDSKNGTYVYVGATVNAAADQESGSYTGTLTLTATYN, from the coding sequence ATGAAAAAACTAGTAAAAATTTTCGTTGTGGCGGCTTTCGCCTTAGGATTCGGAGTAACAGCTCAGGCGCAAACAAGATCTGATAACATGTCAGCTTCTGCTACTGTGTTTGATGCAATTGATGTAGAAAAAGTTGCTGATTTGAGCTTTGGATCAGTTATGAAAGGAACTAAAAAATATGTTGCTCCGGGAGCAATAAAAGGTGTTTCCTCAGATAACGGTACAGAAAGTATTGCTCAAGCTGGTTCCTTCAAAGTATTCGCGGGTGCTGGTTCTAGTGTTACACTTTCTTTCAACACTTTAGCAAACCTAACTGGCCCAAATTCTAAAACCCTCCCTATTATTTTCAATCAGAATGAATTAGGTGACCCAGTTGTATCCTTGGGCTATGGCACTGAAACTTCCAGCCTTACACAATTAAATCTAGGTAATAATTCTATTACTTTCCCAAGTACAACTGTGGATTCTAAAAATGGAACTTATGTTTACGTTGGAGCTACAGTAAATGCTGCAGCAGACCAAGAGAGTGGTTCTTATACTGGTACTTTGACTTTGACTGCTACATATAATTAA
- a CDS encoding YgaP family membrane protein — MKALQKNMGKVDTGIRLTLAVVLFILFFTNAVSGTIGFIDLGIAVLFTVTSFVGFCPLYRLVGFKTCPTKRI; from the coding sequence ATGAAAGCTTTACAAAAAAACATGGGGAAAGTGGATACAGGGATTAGACTCACTTTGGCGGTTGTTCTATTTATCCTGTTTTTCACCAATGCTGTTTCAGGTACAATTGGTTTTATCGATCTCGGGATAGCGGTTTTATTCACTGTCACCTCTTTTGTTGGTTTTTGTCCCCTATATCGATTAGTTGGATTTAAAACTTGCCCAACGAAAAGAATCTAA
- a CDS encoding head GIN domain-containing protein gives MKSYIFYLIIPSLILSSCRLEFNKTYTETLRDEQELSGISRIKLSGIMNFHLAYGDDEKLVIEGNEHDLEDIEVITNGSELEIRLEKNGTDFFEKQELEVFITVKELELLQFEGVGNVKTESTLKGEVITIRGDGVGNIQLALEAEKIDAEFNMLGNVTLEGKSTYLKLQNTGMGNINAEELVSENVELISEGIGKVAIHSTEILSLEVNGIGTVSYLGSPEIIKNEINGIGKVIRKKEED, from the coding sequence ATGAAAAGCTACATTTTCTACCTCATTATCCCCTCTCTAATCCTTTCATCCTGTCGATTAGAATTCAATAAAACATACACCGAAACCCTTCGAGACGAACAAGAATTATCAGGGATTTCTCGGATTAAACTTTCTGGGATTATGAATTTCCATCTCGCTTATGGAGACGATGAAAAATTGGTCATTGAGGGAAATGAACATGATCTGGAAGATATAGAAGTAATTACCAATGGTTCGGAACTGGAAATAAGGCTAGAAAAAAACGGAACTGATTTTTTTGAGAAACAAGAATTGGAAGTCTTCATTACTGTCAAAGAACTGGAATTACTGCAATTTGAGGGCGTTGGGAATGTGAAAACCGAATCAACTCTTAAAGGAGAGGTCATCACTATCCGAGGTGATGGAGTCGGAAATATCCAGCTCGCTTTAGAAGCTGAAAAAATAGATGCTGAATTCAACATGCTGGGAAATGTTACTCTTGAAGGGAAAAGCACCTATCTCAAACTTCAAAATACCGGAATGGGAAATATAAATGCTGAAGAATTGGTTTCAGAAAATGTAGAATTAATCAGTGAAGGGATTGGCAAAGTAGCCATTCACAGCACTGAAATACTATCACTGGAAGTAAACGGAATAGGTACAGTCAGCTACTTGGGAAGCCCCGAAATCATCAAAAATGAAATAAATGGAATAGGAAAAGTGATCAGAAAAAAAGAGGAGGATTAG
- a CDS encoding YihY/virulence factor BrkB family protein produces the protein MVKEKIFKWRIRFQLKARRLKKIHLGHPDKNLYDVVRIFIQQLKKDDINERAGSMAFSYTIALFPFLLFLLNLIPYLQDFFPVVTTQNILNFVQSIIPADIYSNIETTLMDIVSKPRQSLLSFGFLVALFSSTQGVVSMMDSFNSVYKTKESRTFFQTRMIAISIVSVLVITVIAASTIMILSNLWINRLDEMHLFNSDFLIFLLSAVKFFILLTVFYVTSAFIFRFAPAVHDKWHFFSTGAQLAGLLITLGFYGFIYYLENFASYNKLYGSIGTLIALMFWLYLTSVIVLVCFEVNVSLDLAEEKQRERENRRKALAHKEDLEK, from the coding sequence GTGGTCAAAGAAAAAATCTTCAAGTGGAGAATCCGGTTTCAGCTTAAAGCGAGAAGATTAAAGAAAATCCATTTAGGACATCCTGACAAGAATCTCTACGACGTCGTCCGAATTTTTATCCAACAGCTCAAAAAGGATGATATCAACGAAAGAGCTGGCTCTATGGCATTTAGTTACACGATTGCGCTGTTTCCCTTTTTACTTTTCTTGCTTAATCTCATTCCATATTTACAGGACTTTTTCCCGGTAGTTACCACTCAGAACATTCTAAACTTTGTTCAAAGTATCATCCCCGCGGACATTTACTCAAATATTGAGACTACGCTGATGGATATTGTTTCAAAGCCACGCCAAAGTCTTCTTTCATTCGGTTTTTTGGTTGCTTTGTTTTCATCCACGCAAGGGGTGGTTTCAATGATGGACTCTTTCAATTCGGTCTATAAAACCAAGGAAAGCCGGACTTTTTTTCAAACAAGAATGATTGCAATCAGCATTGTGAGCGTCTTAGTGATCACAGTTATAGCGGCCAGCACCATCATGATCTTGAGTAATTTATGGATCAACCGACTTGACGAGATGCACTTGTTCAATAGTGATTTTTTGATTTTCCTCTTGAGCGCAGTGAAGTTCTTTATTTTACTCACCGTGTTTTATGTTACCTCTGCCTTTATTTTTCGATTTGCCCCAGCTGTTCATGACAAATGGCATTTCTTTTCAACGGGAGCTCAACTTGCTGGCCTCTTGATCACCTTAGGATTTTATGGTTTTATCTATTATCTGGAAAATTTTGCAAGCTATAATAAACTATATGGCTCAATTGGAACTCTGATCGCCTTGATGTTTTGGCTATACCTTACCTCGGTCATTGTTTTGGTATGCTTTGAGGTCAATGTTAGTCTTGACTTGGCAGAGGAAAAGCAACGAGAACGAGAAAATCGACGAAAAGCACTCGCTCATAAAGAGGATCTTGAAAAATAA
- a CDS encoding acyl-CoA thioesterase, with translation MFQAETQIRVRYAETDQMGFVYYGNYAMYFEVARVEAMRSAGFSYKEMEDNGVMMPVLESHFRYLKPGKYDELLTIKTLIPELPGVRINFEYQVFNEAGELITEGWTTLAFLKKDSHQPTRPPGNLLALLRPFFK, from the coding sequence ATGTTCCAAGCAGAGACCCAAATCCGAGTTAGATATGCTGAGACAGACCAAATGGGATTTGTCTATTATGGCAATTACGCGATGTATTTTGAGGTAGCACGGGTTGAGGCAATGCGGTCTGCGGGTTTTTCTTACAAAGAAATGGAGGACAATGGGGTGATGATGCCAGTGTTGGAAAGTCATTTTCGATATCTAAAGCCAGGAAAGTACGACGAGTTATTAACCATCAAAACGTTGATCCCTGAACTGCCTGGTGTTCGAATCAATTTTGAATATCAGGTATTTAATGAGGCCGGGGAATTGATCACCGAAGGCTGGACTACCTTGGCATTTTTGAAAAAAGACTCCCATCAACCCACCCGTCCACCGGGAAATTTATTAGCTTTATTACGTCCCTTTTTTAAGTAA
- the mltG gene encoding endolytic transglycosylase MltG, which yields MELEKRKKFLLVLIVSGSVLAISLTFYFYQVFFSPNTLAERDQPYMLKIPSNSVFKTVSDQLYQDKVINDVLSFSFVAKTLGYQDNVKPGLYKIDPKMSNIQLVRLLRSGNQVPVKVTFNNVRTKEDLAEKITANLEVSKEQFLNLLQDSVYIRKFDFEEETIMSMFIPNTYELWWNTSAEGLFDRMYREYQSFWTEERKQKAQRVGLTQKEVSTLASIVQAESQKADERPKIAGVYLNRMKIGMALQADPTLVYATGDFTLKRILNVHKEIDSPYNTYKYTGLPPGPINLPDINSLNAVLNPEEHKYMYFCAKEDFSGYHAFAVTYNEHINNAKRYQAALNAAKIY from the coding sequence ATGGAACTCGAAAAGCGCAAAAAGTTTCTTCTCGTACTGATCGTATCAGGATCGGTTTTGGCCATTTCTCTCACTTTCTATTTTTATCAGGTCTTCTTTAGCCCGAACACACTAGCTGAGAGAGATCAACCCTATATGCTAAAAATACCAAGCAACTCGGTTTTTAAAACCGTTTCTGATCAACTCTATCAGGACAAGGTAATCAATGACGTTTTGAGCTTCAGTTTTGTGGCAAAGACCCTAGGCTATCAGGATAATGTGAAACCAGGATTATACAAAATCGATCCAAAAATGAGCAATATCCAGTTGGTTCGATTGCTTCGTTCTGGAAACCAGGTTCCTGTTAAAGTAACTTTCAACAATGTCAGAACCAAGGAGGATTTGGCAGAAAAGATCACTGCAAATCTTGAGGTCTCCAAAGAGCAATTTCTTAATCTGCTTCAAGACTCTGTGTATATCCGGAAGTTTGATTTTGAAGAAGAAACCATCATGAGCATGTTTATTCCCAACACCTATGAACTTTGGTGGAATACAAGTGCGGAAGGGCTCTTTGACCGGATGTATCGAGAATATCAGTCTTTTTGGACTGAGGAGCGAAAACAAAAGGCACAGCGAGTAGGCCTGACCCAAAAAGAAGTCAGTACACTTGCCTCCATTGTTCAAGCTGAAAGTCAAAAAGCGGACGAACGTCCTAAAATCGCAGGAGTGTATTTGAATAGAATGAAAATAGGAATGGCTCTTCAGGCTGATCCCACGCTAGTCTATGCGACTGGAGATTTTACACTCAAGAGAATCCTCAATGTCCATAAAGAAATCGATAGCCCGTACAATACTTACAAATACACTGGCCTACCTCCAGGCCCAATTAACCTTCCCGATATCAACTCCCTAAATGCAGTCTTGAATCCTGAAGAACATAAGTACATGTACTTCTGTGCCAAGGAGGACTTTTCAGGATATCATGCTTTTGCTGTGACTTATAACGAACACATCAACAATGCGAAAAGGTATCAAGCTGCGTTGAACGCCGCGAAAATCTATTGA
- a CDS encoding (deoxy)nucleoside triphosphate pyrophosphohydrolase — MSNSKNPIIPVTCAIIIQGGKVLLAKRSALMDLAGKWEFPGGKIEEGESGEECLLREIKEELGIQVELLAPLSPVNFSYPTKVIQLIPFTARWASGELRLAEHDQVEWYDQNQLNSLDLAPADIPIVHELQEKWVKLVGPNES, encoded by the coding sequence ATGTCCAATTCCAAAAACCCTATTATTCCTGTCACTTGTGCGATTATCATTCAAGGTGGTAAAGTTTTGCTTGCGAAGCGATCGGCATTGATGGATTTGGCAGGTAAGTGGGAGTTTCCGGGCGGCAAAATAGAGGAAGGGGAAAGTGGAGAAGAATGTCTATTGAGAGAAATTAAAGAGGAATTAGGAATTCAAGTTGAGCTTTTGGCCCCATTGTCTCCCGTCAATTTTTCTTATCCGACCAAAGTCATTCAATTAATTCCTTTTACTGCTCGTTGGGCTAGCGGTGAGCTCAGATTAGCTGAGCATGATCAGGTCGAATGGTATGACCAAAATCAGCTTAATTCTTTGGATTTAGCGCCTGCAGATATCCCAATTGTGCACGAATTACAAGAAAAATGGGTTAAGCTTGTAGGTCCAAATGAGAGTTAA
- a CDS encoding L-threonylcarbamoyladenylate synthase: MAEFIRLYEENPDPRRVRQIVEILRNGGVIIYPTDTVYGMGCDITNQKAVEKICKIKGINPKKHNFSFVCADLSNISHYTRVITKPVFKMMKKGLPGPFTFILEASSQVPKILHSNKKTVGIRVPNHRVPQAIVEELGQPILSTSIRDEDEIIEYSTDPELIFEKYQNLVDVVIDGGYGSNVPSTILDCTGDDVVLVREGLGVLEDIL, encoded by the coding sequence ATGGCGGAATTTATCCGATTATATGAAGAAAATCCAGATCCTAGAAGAGTGCGTCAGATCGTGGAAATCCTCCGTAATGGAGGGGTGATAATTTATCCTACCGATACAGTTTACGGGATGGGATGTGATATTACCAATCAAAAGGCGGTTGAAAAGATTTGTAAGATCAAGGGCATAAACCCCAAAAAGCATAACTTTTCGTTTGTTTGTGCCGATTTATCCAACATTTCTCACTACACGCGAGTCATCACGAAGCCTGTATTTAAGATGATGAAAAAGGGTTTACCTGGCCCATTTACCTTTATTTTGGAGGCAAGTTCTCAGGTACCTAAGATTTTGCACAGCAATAAAAAGACAGTCGGAATTCGAGTACCCAATCATCGCGTGCCTCAAGCAATTGTGGAGGAATTGGGGCAACCGATTTTATCTACATCAATTCGGGATGAAGATGAGATCATTGAATATAGCACTGACCCGGAATTGATTTTTGAAAAATATCAAAACCTAGTGGATGTGGTGATAGATGGAGGATATGGTTCTAATGTGCCATCTACCATTCTTGATTGCACTGGAGATGATGTTGTCTTGGTAAGAGAAGGGCTAGGAGTTCTTGAAGATATCCTCTAA
- a CDS encoding WbqC family protein, whose translation MRIAIDLHYLPTLEFFSAILDAEELIYCPNDPYQRQSFLNRTKIRLANKVESLSVPIQGRRPRIPISKVKVDFSQNWQAIHLRSIQSGYGKAPFFEYFYPYFEDVISEKKEFLWEYSAELLTICLRILRLPVRIVEGDPKIIQEDIVDIRGLIEPKTHFSTRQYYFPEPYSQVFGLDFDPNLSILDLLFCAGPEAGLILRKSQKKSEQ comes from the coding sequence TTGCGAATCGCGATTGACTTGCATTACCTCCCGACTCTTGAGTTCTTTTCAGCCATCTTGGATGCTGAGGAATTGATTTATTGCCCAAATGATCCTTACCAAAGGCAGTCTTTCCTGAATAGAACCAAAATTAGATTGGCTAATAAAGTGGAAAGTCTTAGTGTACCGATACAAGGAAGGAGACCTCGTATTCCGATCAGTAAGGTAAAGGTTGATTTTTCTCAGAATTGGCAAGCGATTCATCTCCGAAGTATTCAGAGTGGCTACGGGAAAGCTCCATTTTTTGAATATTTCTACCCGTATTTTGAAGATGTGATTTCTGAGAAAAAAGAATTTCTCTGGGAGTATTCTGCAGAACTGCTGACAATCTGTCTGAGGATATTGAGGCTTCCTGTCAGGATTGTCGAAGGGGATCCAAAAATAATTCAAGAGGATATTGTGGACATAAGAGGCCTTATTGAGCCTAAAACGCACTTTTCAACCCGGCAGTATTATTTTCCTGAGCCCTATTCTCAGGTTTTTGGCTTAGACTTTGACCCAAACTTAAGCATATTGGATCTGCTATTTTGCGCAGGACCAGAGGCCGGATTGATTTTAAGAAAGTCCCAAAAAAAGAGCGAACAATAA
- a CDS encoding ATP-dependent Clp protease ATP-binding subunit, whose protein sequence is MEAKFSNRVKEVISLSREEALRLGHDYIGTEHLLLGMIREGEGVAVSILKKLGVPMDELRNAIERAVRGTANHNVKNMANIPLTRQSEKVLKITYLEAKIFKSQLIGTEHLLLSILRDEDNIATQILGKFEVSYDTIKDMLENQSDIGKMPRARAEAEDGDDDGSKLFGSSNPGGGGAAKSGAEKSRTPVLDNFGRDLTKMAEEDKLDPIIGREKEIERVAQILSRRKKNNPILIGEPGVGKTAIAEGLALRIVQKKVSRVLFNKRVVTLDLASLVAGTKYRGQFEERMKAVMNELEKSPNVILFIDELHTIVGAGGASGSLDASNMFKPALARGEIQCIGATTLDEYRQYIEKDGALARRFQMVMVDATSPEETIQILNNIKDKYEDHHNVIYTAAAIEACVKLSDRYISDRFLPDKAIDILDEAGARVHINNIHVPEDILKLESEVENIKAEKNRVVKSQKYEEAAQLRDKEKKLLEQLELAKTRWEEESKSKRFTVDEDHVAEVIAMMTGIPAKRIAQNEGNKLLNMGEELKGKVIGQDEAIKKLTKAIQRTRVGLKDPKKPIGSFIFLGPTGVGKTELAKTLATYLFDKEDSLIRIDMSEYMEKFSVSRLVGAPPGYVGYEEGGQLTEKVRRKPYSVVLLDEIEKAHPDVFNILLQVLDDGILTDGLGRRVDFRNTIIIMTSNIGVRDLKDFGAGIGFANKAKQENMDEIMKSTIQSALKKAFSPEFLNRLDDVVVFNSLSKEDIFKIIDISLGKLFHRITELGYKIELTEKAKDFLAEKGYDQQYGARPLNRAIQKYLEDAIAEEILKGDLSEGDVITADYDGEGSELSISVKKKEKAD, encoded by the coding sequence ATGGAAGCAAAATTTTCAAATAGAGTGAAAGAGGTGATCTCTCTTAGTCGCGAAGAAGCTTTGCGATTAGGACATGATTACATCGGTACAGAGCACCTCTTGCTTGGGATGATTCGCGAGGGAGAGGGCGTGGCTGTTTCCATTCTAAAAAAACTAGGTGTTCCTATGGACGAACTGCGAAATGCTATTGAGCGGGCAGTAAGGGGAACAGCCAATCACAATGTGAAAAACATGGCAAACATTCCTTTGACAAGACAGTCAGAGAAGGTGTTGAAAATTACGTATTTGGAAGCAAAAATTTTCAAATCACAACTAATTGGAACTGAGCATCTGTTGCTTTCAATCCTTCGGGATGAAGACAATATTGCAACTCAGATTCTAGGCAAGTTTGAAGTAAGCTACGATACCATTAAGGATATGCTTGAAAACCAATCAGACATTGGGAAAATGCCAAGAGCAAGGGCTGAAGCTGAGGACGGAGATGATGATGGATCAAAACTATTTGGTTCATCTAATCCTGGAGGTGGAGGTGCTGCTAAATCTGGCGCAGAAAAATCTCGAACTCCAGTCCTAGATAATTTTGGTCGCGATTTGACTAAAATGGCTGAGGAAGATAAGCTTGATCCTATCATTGGTCGAGAAAAAGAAATCGAACGGGTTGCTCAGATTCTTTCTAGAAGAAAGAAAAACAATCCAATTCTCATCGGAGAACCGGGAGTAGGTAAAACGGCAATTGCAGAAGGCCTGGCACTTCGTATCGTTCAGAAAAAAGTTTCACGTGTTTTGTTCAACAAGCGCGTCGTCACCTTGGATCTTGCGTCATTAGTAGCAGGAACTAAGTATAGAGGTCAGTTTGAGGAGCGAATGAAAGCTGTCATGAATGAATTGGAAAAATCGCCAAACGTGATCCTTTTCATTGATGAGTTGCATACGATTGTTGGTGCTGGTGGTGCTTCAGGTTCTTTGGATGCATCCAATATGTTTAAGCCAGCCCTAGCACGGGGAGAAATCCAATGCATTGGAGCCACAACTTTAGATGAGTATCGCCAATACATCGAAAAGGATGGGGCATTAGCCCGTCGATTCCAAATGGTAATGGTTGATGCTACTTCTCCTGAAGAAACAATTCAGATTCTCAATAATATCAAAGATAAATATGAGGATCATCATAATGTGATCTACACAGCTGCAGCAATTGAAGCCTGTGTGAAATTGTCTGACCGATACATTTCTGATCGATTCCTGCCCGACAAGGCGATTGATATTTTGGACGAAGCAGGTGCGCGGGTACATATCAATAATATCCACGTGCCAGAGGACATCCTCAAGCTTGAATCGGAGGTAGAAAATATCAAAGCTGAGAAAAATCGAGTTGTCAAATCTCAAAAATATGAAGAAGCCGCCCAGCTTCGGGACAAAGAGAAAAAACTACTTGAACAACTCGAGTTGGCAAAGACGAGATGGGAGGAAGAAAGTAAATCCAAAAGATTTACGGTAGATGAAGATCACGTGGCTGAGGTAATTGCGATGATGACTGGAATCCCAGCCAAGCGAATTGCTCAGAATGAAGGCAACAAACTTCTCAATATGGGTGAGGAGCTCAAAGGGAAAGTGATTGGTCAGGACGAGGCAATCAAGAAGTTGACCAAAGCGATACAGCGTACCCGAGTTGGATTGAAGGATCCAAAAAAACCGATAGGCTCATTCATTTTTCTAGGACCTACCGGTGTGGGTAAGACTGAATTAGCAAAAACCTTAGCGACTTATCTTTTTGATAAGGAAGATTCCTTAATTCGAATTGATATGTCAGAGTATATGGAAAAATTCTCCGTATCTCGATTGGTGGGAGCGCCTCCAGGTTATGTCGGCTATGAAGAAGGGGGGCAATTAACAGAGAAGGTCAGAAGAAAGCCGTATTCTGTAGTTCTTCTTGATGAAATTGAAAAAGCGCACCCTGATGTATTCAATATTCTCCTGCAAGTGCTGGATGATGGAATCTTGACAGATGGATTAGGTAGAAGAGTTGATTTTAGAAATACCATTATCATCATGACTTCGAATATTGGAGTTCGTGATCTGAAAGATTTCGGTGCAGGGATTGGTTTTGCAAATAAAGCCAAGCAGGAAAATATGGACGAAATCATGAAATCAACGATTCAGTCTGCTTTGAAAAAAGCGTTTAGTCCTGAATTCTTGAACAGATTGGATGATGTAGTGGTCTTCAATTCGCTCAGCAAAGAAGATATCTTCAAAATCATTGACATCAGTTTGGGTAAGCTATTCCACAGAATCACTGAATTGGGTTACAAAATTGAATTGACTGAAAAAGCTAAGGACTTCTTGGCTGAGAAGGGCTATGACCAGCAATATGGTGCTAGACCTTTGAACAGAGCGATTCAAAAGTACCTTGAAGACGCCATCGCAGAAGAAATTCTCAAAGGCGATTTATCAGAAGGTGACGTGATTACTGCTGATTATGATGGAGAGGGTTCTGAGCTTTCTATTTCAGTAAAGAAAAAAGAAAAAGCAGATTAA
- a CDS encoding MBL fold metallo-hydrolase RNA specificity domain-containing protein, whose amino-acid sequence MDVSVKFLGGAGAVTGSKYLIDTGEFEFLLDCGLFQGPRELRRRNWDPFPMPLGELEAVVLTHAHLDHIGYLPKLVKQGFKGPIYCTEPTAELAKILLLDSGKLQEEEAEYAKKKGFSRHENPEPLYTMEDAEAVFPLLSPQPFESAFFIHPKIKVNFYHAGHILGAAIVKVTLIGENQTKRLVFSGDLGRYHDPILFPPTRIPKADVLWIESTYGDRKSTTQKPEDELARAIRDIFDRNGLAIIPSFAVGRTQLIMYHLYQLMEKGKIPKAPIFLDSPMAIDTTKLYLDYHSFHRLSAMLEEENEHAFNHPHLHYFQKQEQSVSLNNFQGRGIIISASGMATGGRILHHLFHHLPEEKNGIILVGYQAEGTRGRRLLEGEPSVRIYGYEIPVKAKIYSIEGLSAHADQEELMDWAEGFCENPKRVFVIHGEKESAEALAFQLKDKLQWKNVLIPQYLESHILFEGI is encoded by the coding sequence ATGGATGTCAGTGTCAAATTTTTAGGAGGAGCTGGAGCAGTTACTGGTTCAAAATATCTAATAGACACAGGAGAATTTGAATTCTTGCTGGATTGCGGTCTATTCCAAGGACCTCGAGAATTACGAAGAAGAAACTGGGATCCCTTTCCGATGCCTCTTGGAGAATTGGAAGCCGTTGTTCTTACCCATGCTCACCTCGACCATATAGGTTATCTTCCAAAATTAGTCAAGCAGGGGTTTAAGGGGCCCATTTATTGCACAGAACCCACTGCAGAATTAGCCAAAATTCTCCTTCTGGACTCTGGAAAACTTCAAGAAGAAGAGGCGGAATATGCGAAAAAGAAAGGGTTTTCGAGACATGAAAATCCTGAACCGCTTTATACTATGGAAGACGCTGAGGCAGTTTTCCCTCTTTTGTCTCCACAGCCCTTTGAATCCGCTTTCTTTATTCACCCCAAGATAAAGGTGAATTTTTACCATGCAGGCCATATTCTGGGAGCAGCCATTGTGAAAGTGACGCTAATAGGTGAAAATCAAACCAAGCGCCTGGTGTTTTCAGGCGACCTTGGTCGCTATCATGATCCTATTCTTTTCCCACCCACTCGAATACCCAAAGCCGATGTCTTATGGATTGAATCTACTTATGGGGACCGCAAATCCACAACTCAAAAACCGGAAGATGAATTGGCAAGAGCAATCAGAGATATATTTGATCGAAACGGCCTTGCGATCATTCCCTCCTTTGCAGTGGGTCGAACCCAATTGATCATGTATCATCTATATCAATTGATGGAAAAAGGCAAAATCCCAAAAGCCCCTATTTTCTTGGATAGTCCGATGGCTATTGATACCACGAAGCTTTACTTGGATTATCATTCCTTCCATCGATTAAGTGCCATGCTGGAGGAAGAAAACGAGCATGCATTCAATCATCCTCACCTTCATTATTTTCAAAAACAGGAGCAGTCTGTTTCTTTGAACAACTTCCAAGGCAGAGGAATCATCATTTCGGCTAGTGGAATGGCAACTGGTGGACGAATTCTCCACCACCTCTTTCATCATTTACCGGAAGAAAAAAATGGAATTATTCTCGTCGGCTATCAGGCTGAAGGAACTCGAGGTCGAAGACTTCTTGAAGGAGAACCAAGTGTGAGAATTTACGGATACGAAATTCCTGTAAAAGCCAAAATTTACTCGATCGAAGGTCTTTCAGCACACGCTGACCAGGAGGAATTGATGGATTGGGCTGAAGGATTCTGCGAAAATCCCAAACGAGTATTTGTCATCCATGGAGAAAAAGAAAGCGCAGAGGCTTTGGCCTTCCAACTTAAGGATAAACTCCAATGGAAGAATGTCCTCATCCCCCAATACCTTGAGTCACATATCTTGTTTGAAGGAATATGA